The proteins below come from a single Ruegeria sp. THAF33 genomic window:
- the plsX gene encoding phosphate acyltransferase PlsX translates to MTEQPTHAGRITISVDAMGGDAGPSVVVAGLAKSADKNPDIRFLLHGPEQVLRKLVAKRRVLEGRVVFRDCSGVVTMEDKPSQVVRNGKETSMWSTLEAVRQGEAHGAVSCGNTGALMALSMMRLRKLPGVNRPAIAILWPSRNPQGFNVMLDVGADVRADAKDLLQYALMGASYARNGLALSRPRIGLLNVGTEEHKGRAELKEAHSMIAGFAEQANFDFVGFVEGSDIPGDKADVIVTDGFTGNVAIKTGEGTASLIGDLLRQAFKYSPLSRLASILAITSLNRLKKRIDPRRVNGGVFLGLNGTVVKSHGGADATGVSAAIKLAFTLAQSGFSEKLAARVASTAQLAQDAAQSAPQTDK, encoded by the coding sequence ATGACTGAACAGCCCACGCACGCCGGACGGATAACCATCTCGGTCGACGCTATGGGTGGGGACGCAGGTCCCTCGGTCGTTGTTGCCGGTCTTGCGAAATCGGCCGACAAGAACCCGGATATCAGGTTCTTGCTGCACGGGCCCGAACAGGTATTGCGCAAGCTTGTCGCCAAACGGCGTGTCCTTGAAGGGCGCGTCGTTTTTCGTGATTGCTCGGGCGTGGTCACGATGGAGGACAAGCCCAGTCAGGTCGTGCGCAACGGCAAAGAGACCTCGATGTGGTCCACGCTGGAAGCGGTACGCCAGGGCGAAGCCCATGGAGCGGTGTCCTGCGGCAATACCGGCGCGCTGATGGCCCTGTCGATGATGCGCCTGCGCAAACTGCCGGGCGTGAACCGGCCTGCCATCGCGATACTGTGGCCCTCGCGCAACCCTCAGGGGTTCAACGTGATGCTGGATGTCGGCGCAGATGTGCGCGCCGACGCCAAGGATTTGCTGCAATACGCCCTGATGGGCGCCTCTTATGCGCGCAACGGTTTGGCCCTGAGCCGCCCTCGGATCGGGCTTCTGAATGTCGGCACCGAAGAACACAAGGGGCGCGCCGAACTGAAAGAGGCGCACTCGATGATCGCGGGCTTCGCGGAACAGGCGAATTTCGATTTCGTGGGTTTCGTCGAGGGCAGCGACATCCCCGGTGACAAGGCGGATGTCATTGTAACCGATGGCTTTACCGGAAACGTCGCGATCAAGACCGGTGAAGGCACGGCAAGCCTGATCGGTGACCTGCTGCGGCAGGCGTTCAAATACTCCCCGCTATCCCGACTGGCCTCGATTCTGGCTATCACGTCACTGAACCGTTTGAAGAAACGGATCGACCCGCGACGCGTGAATGGTGGCGTGTTTCTGGGGCTGAACGGCACCGTGGTGAAATCCCACGGCGGCGCTGACGCGACAGGTGTGTCAGCTGCGATCAAACTGGCCTTCACCCTGGCGCAGTCCGGCTTTTCCGAAAAATTGGCTGCGCGGGTTGCATCCACTGCCCAGCTTGCACAAGATGCCGCGCAATCAGCGCCGCAAACAGATAAATAA
- a CDS encoding MerR family transcriptional regulator yields the protein MSKSPDAFRTISEVADWLGVQAHVLRFWESRFTQVKPVKRAGGRRYYRPNDMRLLGGIKKLLHEDGITIKGVQRILREQGVAHVAALSPSLDDPGPAPIAPAKDTVVPFEPKPAPATEQIRMDLREPIQPTGENDAQTNARASDASQPEPEPGLDAAPLMGGIASLAWNQTDFDDDLLRRIAPIAKDLRRWLDRVETQATG from the coding sequence ATGAGTAAGTCCCCCGATGCCTTTCGCACCATAAGCGAAGTTGCGGACTGGCTCGGTGTTCAGGCTCATGTTCTGCGATTCTGGGAAAGCCGGTTCACGCAGGTAAAGCCCGTCAAACGCGCAGGTGGACGCAGGTATTATCGCCCGAATGACATGCGTCTTTTGGGCGGGATCAAGAAACTGCTGCACGAAGACGGAATCACGATCAAAGGTGTCCAGCGTATCCTGCGCGAACAAGGCGTCGCACATGTCGCGGCGCTGTCCCCTTCCCTGGACGATCCCGGCCCAGCCCCAATTGCGCCTGCCAAGGACACCGTGGTGCCGTTCGAACCAAAACCTGCACCCGCAACGGAACAGATTCGCATGGATCTGCGCGAACCGATCCAGCCAACCGGTGAGAACGATGCGCAGACAAACGCACGCGCCTCTGACGCATCACAGCCGGAGCCAGAGCCCGGACTGGACGCCGCGCCCTTGATGGGGGGAATCGCGTCGCTTGCGTGGAATCAGACAGATTTTGATGACGACCTGCTGCGGCGCATCGCTCCGATTGCAAAAGATCTGCGCCGATGGCTGGACCGGGTTGAAACACAGGCGACGGGTTAG
- a CDS encoding 2'-deoxycytidine 5'-triphosphate deaminase produces MTGVCPNQQLEAMIARGEITANPEVLPAQIQPASLDLRLGTVAYRVRASFLAGEGRTVTDRLAEFEMHRIDISDGAVLEKGCVYLVPLMESLALPDNMSAVANAKSSTGRLDLLTRTITDGGTEFDRVPAGYTGPLYAEICPRSFSVLVRPGMRLNQIRFRQGQAVLSDAELRTLHAQSPLVDGPAVIQDGLGFSVDLQLPDTDLVGYRAKPHTGVIDLDRIGEYDPQDYWEEVRTKDGCIILDPGAFYILVSREAVHIPPMYAAEMAPYLAMVGEFRVHYAGFFDPGFGHAAAGGAGSRGVLEVRCHEAPFVLEHGQVVGRLVYEKMAEMPTQLYGAGIASNYQGQGLKLSKHFKAAS; encoded by the coding sequence ATGACAGGTGTTTGCCCGAACCAACAGCTAGAGGCGATGATCGCGCGCGGTGAAATCACCGCCAACCCCGAGGTTCTGCCGGCGCAGATTCAACCTGCCAGCCTTGATTTACGTCTGGGAACAGTGGCTTACCGTGTCCGCGCCTCGTTCCTTGCGGGCGAAGGCCGGACTGTCACGGACCGGTTGGCAGAGTTTGAGATGCACCGCATCGATATCTCGGATGGCGCGGTTCTGGAAAAGGGCTGCGTCTATCTGGTGCCCCTGATGGAATCGCTTGCGCTGCCCGACAACATGAGCGCCGTGGCCAACGCCAAAAGCTCGACCGGGCGGCTGGACCTTCTGACGCGGACGATCACTGATGGCGGCACCGAGTTCGACCGGGTGCCCGCAGGTTACACAGGCCCGCTTTATGCCGAAATCTGCCCACGCTCGTTCTCGGTTCTGGTTCGTCCCGGGATGCGTCTGAACCAGATTCGTTTCCGCCAGGGTCAGGCCGTGTTGTCCGATGCGGAACTGAGGACCTTGCATGCGCAATCTCCGCTTGTGGACGGACCTGCCGTCATTCAGGACGGTCTGGGCTTTTCGGTCGACCTGCAACTGCCCGATACCGATCTTGTGGGCTATCGCGCCAAACCTCATACCGGGGTGATCGATCTGGATCGAATCGGTGAATACGACCCGCAGGACTATTGGGAAGAAGTGCGCACCAAGGATGGTTGCATCATCCTGGACCCCGGCGCGTTCTATATCCTTGTCAGCCGCGAGGCGGTGCATATTCCACCGATGTACGCGGCTGAAATGGCGCCCTATCTGGCGATGGTTGGTGAGTTCAGAGTGCACTATGCAGGCTTCTTCGATCCCGGTTTTGGCCATGCCGCTGCCGGGGGGGCCGGTTCCCGTGGCGTGCTTGAGGTGCGCTGCCACGAAGCGCCATTCGTGCTGGAACACGGACAGGTCGTCGGACGTCTGGTCTATGAGAAAATGGCTGAAATGCCGACGCAGCTTTATGGTGCAGGCATTGCCTCGAACTATCAGGGTCAGGGCCTGAAACTGTCAAAGCACTTCAAAGCCGCAAGCTGA
- the argS gene encoding arginine--tRNA ligase: protein MNLFSEIRGLVLDALAQMQSEGALPEGLSFDNVAVEPPRDAAHGDMATNAAMVLAKPARMKPRDIADVLAGKLAADDRITSAEVAGPGFLNLRLAPSVWQGVLAAVLEKGTDFGRSTMGQGQKVNVEYVSANPTGPLHVGHTRGAVFGDALASLLAYSGHDVTREYYINDGGAQVDVLARSAYERYREANGLSPEIAEGLYPGDYLIPIGEALKEKFGDSLIDKPESEWLEELREFSTDAMMDLIRADLKALGVEMDVFFSEKSLYGTGRIEAALQSLTEKGLIYEGVLEPPKGKKPEDWEPREQTLFKSTEHGDDVDRPVKKSDGSWTYFAPDIAYHYDKVSRGFDALIDVFGADHGGYVKRMKAAVSALSDGKVPLDIKLTQLVKLWKNGEPFKMSKRAGNFVTLRDVVDQVGPDVTRFVMLTRKNDAPLDFDFDKVLEQSRENPVFYVQYAHARVMSVLRRAAEAGIDATDATLRGADLASLDHPAELTVAKKLAEWPRLVEIAARTNEPHRVAFYLYELAGDFHALWNKGNEETQLRFIQDGDVATSQSKIALARAVSVVISAGLGILGVTPAQEMR, encoded by the coding sequence ATGAACCTGTTTTCCGAGATCCGCGGCCTTGTACTGGACGCGCTGGCGCAGATGCAGTCCGAAGGCGCATTGCCCGAGGGGCTGAGCTTTGACAACGTGGCGGTCGAGCCTCCGCGCGATGCGGCCCATGGGGACATGGCAACCAACGCCGCGATGGTGCTGGCGAAACCTGCCAGGATGAAGCCGCGCGACATTGCGGATGTTCTGGCCGGGAAACTGGCAGCGGATGACCGGATCACAAGCGCAGAAGTGGCAGGGCCCGGTTTCCTGAACCTGCGTCTTGCGCCGTCCGTCTGGCAAGGCGTGTTGGCGGCTGTGCTGGAAAAAGGCACCGATTTCGGGCGCTCGACCATGGGGCAGGGGCAGAAGGTCAATGTTGAATATGTCTCTGCCAACCCGACCGGTCCGCTGCATGTCGGGCACACACGCGGCGCGGTGTTTGGGGATGCGTTGGCAAGCCTGCTGGCCTATTCGGGCCATGACGTAACCCGCGAATACTATATCAACGACGGCGGCGCGCAGGTGGATGTGCTGGCGCGGTCGGCCTATGAGCGCTATCGCGAGGCCAATGGCCTCAGCCCCGAGATTGCCGAAGGGCTGTATCCCGGCGATTATCTGATCCCGATTGGCGAGGCGCTGAAAGAGAAATTTGGCGACAGCCTGATCGACAAGCCGGAAAGCGAATGGCTGGAAGAGCTGCGCGAGTTTTCGACCGACGCGATGATGGACCTGATCCGCGCCGACCTGAAGGCGCTGGGCGTAGAGATGGATGTGTTCTTCTCGGAAAAATCGCTCTATGGCACGGGCCGGATCGAGGCCGCGCTGCAATCGCTGACTGAAAAGGGCCTGATCTATGAAGGCGTGCTGGAGCCGCCAAAAGGCAAAAAGCCCGAAGACTGGGAGCCGCGCGAACAGACCTTGTTCAAGTCCACCGAACATGGCGATGACGTCGACCGCCCGGTCAAGAAGTCGGACGGCAGCTGGACCTATTTCGCCCCCGATATCGCCTATCACTATGACAAGGTGAGCCGTGGCTTTGACGCGCTGATCGACGTGTTCGGGGCGGATCATGGCGGCTATGTCAAGCGGATGAAGGCGGCCGTGTCGGCCCTGTCCGATGGCAAGGTGCCGCTGGATATCAAGCTGACGCAGCTGGTGAAACTGTGGAAAAATGGCGAGCCGTTCAAGATGTCGAAACGGGCCGGGAACTTTGTCACCCTGCGGGATGTGGTCGATCAGGTTGGCCCGGATGTGACGCGTTTCGTGATGCTGACCCGCAAGAACGACGCGCCGCTGGATTTCGATTTCGACAAAGTGCTGGAACAGAGCCGCGAGAACCCCGTGTTCTACGTGCAATACGCCCATGCCCGGGTGATGAGCGTGCTGCGCCGTGCCGCCGAGGCGGGGATCGACGCCACCGACGCCACCCTGCGCGGGGCCGATCTGGCGTCGCTGGACCACCCCGCCGAACTGACGGTTGCCAAGAAGCTGGCGGAATGGCCACGCCTGGTCGAGATCGCTGCGCGGACCAACGAACCGCACCGTGTCGCCTTCTATCTGTATGAACTTGCAGGGGATTTTCACGCTCTGTGGAACAAGGGCAATGAAGAAACCCAGTTGCGTTTCATTCAGGATGGCGATGTTGCCACAAGCCAGTCGAAAATTGCGCTGGCCCGGGCCGTTTCTGTTGTGATTTCAGCGGGCTTGGGTATTCTTGGCGTCACCCCGGCGCAGGAGATGCGGTAA
- a CDS encoding SPOR domain-containing protein, translated as MASYDYSGHQSPGQNDYPNQAHFEDAYDYPDEMQDYDAPRGAFGLGRVVNFLGAVASLALVAGVGIWGYKLVMRDVSGVPVVRAAEGPMRVQPENPGGTPADHQGLAVNAVAAKGSAAAPADRLILAPRPVSLTDEDVPAADLKPTPALHVVEKPISTQEAARLRQNAVDALVAELAGEAAKTQQNAEDGVQLASLTTPEEEPAIDPADFAAALPDPAIAALPGVRRSLRPLTRPARTSRSRVSPSENSEDAINAAVKAAVGLDVDPDTLAKGTRLAQLGAYDSVQVAQTEWDRLNGRFGEYMAGKQRVIQKTSSGGRTFYRLRVLGFEDLSDSRQFCAALVAQGADCIPVAVR; from the coding sequence ATGGCGAGTTACGATTACTCGGGGCATCAAAGCCCTGGGCAGAATGATTACCCGAATCAAGCGCATTTCGAGGATGCGTATGACTATCCCGACGAGATGCAGGATTACGACGCGCCGCGCGGCGCGTTCGGACTGGGGCGGGTGGTCAATTTCCTGGGGGCTGTCGCATCGTTGGCACTGGTCGCCGGCGTCGGTATCTGGGGATACAAGCTTGTCATGCGGGATGTCAGCGGCGTGCCGGTCGTGCGTGCAGCCGAAGGGCCGATGCGGGTGCAGCCCGAAAACCCGGGCGGAACACCGGCCGATCATCAGGGCTTGGCCGTCAACGCCGTGGCAGCCAAGGGCAGTGCTGCCGCCCCGGCAGATCGTCTGATCCTTGCGCCGCGGCCGGTCTCGTTGACGGATGAAGACGTACCCGCCGCAGATCTGAAGCCGACACCGGCGCTGCATGTTGTGGAAAAGCCGATTTCAACCCAGGAAGCCGCTCGATTGCGCCAGAACGCGGTGGATGCGCTGGTTGCGGAATTGGCTGGTGAAGCAGCCAAAACGCAGCAAAACGCCGAGGATGGCGTGCAGCTGGCATCGCTGACCACCCCCGAGGAAGAACCCGCAATTGACCCGGCCGATTTCGCAGCCGCCTTGCCGGACCCGGCCATTGCCGCGCTGCCGGGTGTGCGCCGGTCCTTGCGCCCCTTGACCCGCCCGGCACGCACCTCACGCAGCCGGGTGTCGCCAAGCGAGAATTCCGAAGACGCTATCAATGCCGCGGTGAAGGCTGCGGTTGGGTTGGATGTTGATCCTGATACGCTGGCGAAAGGCACGCGTCTGGCGCAGCTTGGAGCCTATGACAGCGTCCAGGTGGCGCAAACGGAATGGGATCGCCTGAACGGAAGGTTCGGCGAATATATGGCAGGAAAACAGCGCGTTATCCAGAAGACCTCAAGCGGTGGGCGCACCTTTTACCGCCTGCGCGTGCTGGGCTTTGAAGACCTGAGCGACTCGCGCCAGTTTTGTGCCGCGCTTGTTGCGCAAGGGGCTGATTGTATCCCGGTGGCCGTCAGGTGA
- a CDS encoding deoxyguanosinetriphosphate triphosphohydrolase, which translates to MDRASFASDPDRTRGRLVAEEESSFRSCFQRDRDRIIHASAFRRLKHKTQVFVEHEGDSYRTRLTHSIEVAQVARTIAGALGLNPELTEAVALAHDLGHTPFGHTGEDALHALMKPYGGFDHNAQAIRIVTKLERHYAEFDGCNLTWECLEGIAKHNGPVEGDLPWALAECNQEFDLELHTHASAEAQVAALSDDIAYNNHDLLDGLRAGLFTDDDLQDLPIVGVCYAKVDARFPGLDSYRRRHEALRRVFGVMVADVINTSNDLIAVSGAQSVEEIRHLGYPVIQFSDEVWAQLREIRSFLFTRMYRAPRVMSVRAEVAKIVEDLFPIYMNDPRQMPVRWHDDIEAARDDTALARIVSDYIAGMTDRFALQDHARLTG; encoded by the coding sequence TTGGACAGAGCTAGTTTTGCCTCGGATCCGGACCGCACCAGGGGACGGCTCGTAGCCGAGGAGGAAAGCAGTTTCCGATCATGCTTTCAGCGCGACCGGGACAGGATCATTCACGCCAGTGCCTTTCGGCGCCTCAAACACAAGACGCAAGTTTTCGTTGAGCATGAGGGCGATAGCTACCGCACCCGCCTGACCCATTCCATCGAGGTGGCGCAGGTGGCCCGGACCATTGCCGGTGCCCTGGGCCTGAACCCAGAGCTGACCGAAGCCGTGGCCCTGGCGCATGATTTGGGGCACACGCCCTTTGGACATACCGGCGAAGACGCGCTGCACGCGTTGATGAAGCCCTATGGTGGCTTTGATCACAACGCGCAGGCCATTCGGATCGTCACAAAGCTGGAGCGCCACTATGCAGAATTCGATGGGTGCAACCTTACCTGGGAATGTCTGGAAGGGATAGCCAAGCACAATGGGCCGGTTGAGGGCGATCTGCCTTGGGCATTGGCCGAGTGCAATCAAGAATTTGATCTTGAACTGCACACCCATGCCAGCGCGGAAGCGCAAGTTGCCGCCCTTTCTGATGACATAGCTTACAACAATCACGATCTTCTGGACGGGTTGCGCGCAGGGTTGTTCACGGATGACGATTTGCAGGACCTGCCGATTGTCGGGGTCTGCTACGCCAAGGTGGATGCCAGATTCCCAGGGCTGGATTCCTATCGCCGGCGTCACGAAGCGCTCAGGCGGGTTTTTGGTGTCATGGTGGCGGATGTCATTAACACTTCGAACGATCTCATTGCCGTGTCTGGCGCGCAGTCCGTCGAAGAAATCCGACATCTTGGGTATCCTGTCATCCAGTTCTCGGATGAGGTTTGGGCGCAACTGCGTGAAATCAGGTCGTTTCTGTTCACACGGATGTATCGCGCACCCAGGGTGATGTCAGTGCGGGCAGAGGTGGCAAAGATCGTGGAAGATCTGTTTCCGATCTACATGAACGATCCCAGGCAAATGCCTGTGCGCTGGCACGATGACATTGAAGCTGCCAGGGACGACACAGCCTTGGCCCGCATCGTTTCCGATTACATTGCGGGCATGACCGACCGATTTGCCTTGCAGGACCATGCGCGGCTGACGGGCTGA
- the scpB gene encoding SMC-Scp complex subunit ScpB codes for MTDAPEETGTLFEAPPLAEQERMVEAVLFASAEPVTIADLEARMPHGSDAAQAVELLQKRYEGRGVRVVRVGDAWAIRTAPDLGFLMQKETVETRKLSRAAIETLAIVAYHQPCTRAEIEEIRGVSVSRGTIDQLLEMEWIKLGRRRMTPGRPVTFVVTPEFLDHFGLENARDLPGLKELRAAGLLENRPPPGAIPLGEGREDEVDEDQSELFEEE; via the coding sequence GTGACTGATGCCCCTGAAGAGACCGGTACGCTGTTCGAGGCCCCTCCGCTGGCAGAGCAGGAGCGTATGGTCGAAGCCGTTCTGTTCGCCAGCGCCGAGCCGGTGACGATTGCGGATCTTGAGGCGCGGATGCCCCATGGAAGCGATGCGGCGCAAGCGGTTGAATTGCTTCAGAAACGGTATGAGGGGCGTGGCGTGCGCGTGGTGCGCGTGGGGGATGCCTGGGCCATCCGTACGGCCCCTGATCTGGGCTTTCTGATGCAGAAGGAAACGGTCGAGACCCGCAAGCTCAGCCGCGCCGCGATCGAAACTCTGGCCATCGTGGCCTATCACCAACCCTGCACACGGGCCGAGATCGAGGAAATCCGGGGCGTGTCGGTCTCGCGCGGGACCATCGATCAGTTGCTTGAGATGGAGTGGATCAAGCTGGGCCGCCGCCGCATGACGCCGGGTCGTCCGGTGACGTTTGTGGTGACGCCTGAGTTTCTGGATCATTTTGGCCTGGAAAACGCGCGCGACCTGCCAGGCCTGAAAGAGCTGCGCGCCGCGGGGTTGTTGGAGAATCGGCCTCCTCCGGGTGCGATCCCTCTGGGGGAAGGGCGCGAGGACGAAGTTGACGAAGACCAGAGCGAGTTGTTCGAAGAAGAGTGA
- a CDS encoding beta-ketoacyl-ACP synthase III, with the protein MAGRSVVVGVGHYLPERVVPNSEFEKTLDTTDEWIKTRSGIERRHFAAEDETTSDLATNAAQAALADAGLTADDIDAIVLATSTADLTFPSAATMVQARLGMTKGFAFDVQAVCAGFVFALSNANALIVSGQAKRVLVIGAETFSRIMDWTDRSTCVLFGDGAGAVVLEAREGTGTAEDRGILATDLNSDGRYKDLLYVDGGVSTQSTGHLRMQGNQVFRHAVEKLTKTAETALERAGLSSSDVDWIVPHQANIRIIQGTAKKMNLPMENVVVTVQDHGNTSAASIPLALSVGKQRGQIKPGDLIVTEAIGGGLAWGAVVLRW; encoded by the coding sequence ATGGCAGGCCGTTCAGTTGTAGTAGGTGTCGGGCATTATTTGCCTGAACGCGTTGTTCCCAATTCCGAGTTTGAAAAAACCCTGGACACGACCGACGAATGGATAAAGACCCGCTCGGGGATCGAACGCCGCCATTTTGCTGCCGAGGACGAGACGACATCCGATCTGGCCACCAATGCCGCCCAGGCCGCGCTGGCCGACGCGGGCCTGACGGCGGATGATATTGACGCAATCGTGCTGGCAACTTCAACGGCGGATCTGACCTTTCCTTCGGCCGCCACCATGGTTCAGGCACGGCTGGGCATGACCAAGGGTTTTGCCTTTGACGTGCAGGCTGTTTGCGCCGGATTCGTTTTTGCACTGTCCAACGCAAATGCGCTGATTGTTTCCGGTCAGGCCAAACGCGTGCTGGTGATCGGGGCCGAGACTTTCTCACGGATCATGGATTGGACCGATCGGTCCACCTGCGTTCTTTTCGGCGATGGCGCCGGTGCAGTGGTGCTGGAGGCCCGAGAGGGCACAGGCACCGCCGAGGACCGCGGTATTCTGGCAACCGACCTGAATTCGGACGGGCGCTACAAGGATCTTCTTTATGTCGATGGCGGTGTTTCGACCCAATCCACCGGGCATCTGCGTATGCAGGGCAATCAGGTTTTCCGTCATGCCGTTGAAAAGCTTACGAAAACAGCGGAAACAGCGTTGGAACGAGCGGGGCTGAGCAGCTCGGACGTTGATTGGATCGTGCCGCATCAGGCCAACATCCGCATCATTCAGGGCACCGCCAAGAAAATGAACCTGCCGATGGAAAACGTGGTTGTGACCGTTCAGGATCACGGAAACACGTCGGCCGCATCCATCCCATTGGCCCTGTCCGTGGGCAAGCAGCGCGGACAGATCAAGCCGGGTGATCTGATCGTGACCGAAGCCATTGGCGGCGGTCTGGCCTGGGGCGCAGTGGTTCTGCGCTGGTAA
- the ihfA gene encoding integration host factor subunit alpha — translation MGDKTLTRMDLSEAVFREVGLSRNESAQLVESVLNHMSDALVRGEQVKISSFGTFSVRDKTARVGRNPKTGEEVPIQPRRVLTFRPSHLMKDRVAAGNRK, via the coding sequence ATGGGCGACAAAACACTGACTCGAATGGACCTGAGCGAAGCCGTCTTTCGTGAGGTAGGTCTGTCAAGAAACGAAAGTGCGCAGCTGGTTGAAAGCGTTCTGAACCACATGTCCGACGCCTTGGTGCGTGGTGAACAGGTGAAGATCTCGTCTTTCGGTACCTTCAGTGTTCGCGACAAGACCGCCCGTGTCGGTCGCAACCCCAAAACCGGCGAAGAAGTCCCGATTCAGCCGCGCCGTGTGCTGACTTTCCGCCCGTCGCATCTGATGAAAGATCGCGTCGCAGCCGGGAACCGCAAGTAA
- a CDS encoding ScpA family protein produces MNDNLFSEDPVSVADRLAAEALIVDVDGFEGPLDVLLTLSRTQKVDLRKISVLALAQQYLAFVEKARALRIELAADYLVMAAWLAFLKSRLLLPPDPEDEGPSGEELAAHLAFQLERLQAMRDAAARLMARDQLGRDFFKRGQGEDITRIRTVTYSATLLDLMQGYARIRTRDEFRPFVMDRDSVFTMEQALERMRPLIGFAGTWTDMETYLPDGWDSDPVRRRSATAATFAASLELVKEGHMEIKQSETFAPIQLRKRTETRD; encoded by the coding sequence ATGAACGATAATCTTTTCAGCGAAGATCCTGTCTCGGTCGCGGATCGTCTTGCGGCCGAAGCGCTGATTGTTGATGTCGATGGGTTCGAAGGCCCGCTGGACGTTCTTTTGACCCTGTCGCGCACGCAGAAGGTTGATCTGAGGAAAATTTCCGTACTCGCGCTGGCGCAGCAATACCTGGCCTTTGTCGAAAAGGCGCGGGCGCTGCGGATCGAACTGGCCGCCGACTATCTTGTGATGGCGGCCTGGCTGGCGTTTCTCAAGTCCCGCCTGCTGTTGCCGCCAGACCCCGAAGACGAGGGACCTTCGGGCGAAGAACTGGCCGCACATCTGGCGTTTCAATTGGAACGCTTGCAGGCGATGCGCGACGCTGCGGCACGATTGATGGCGCGCGATCAGCTGGGACGGGATTTCTTCAAACGCGGTCAGGGCGAAGATATCACCCGAATCCGCACCGTCACCTATTCCGCCACGCTGCTGGATCTGATGCAGGGCTATGCCCGCATCCGCACCCGTGATGAATTCCGCCCGTTTGTGATGGACCGCGATTCGGTATTCACCATGGAACAGGCACTGGAACGGATGCGACCGCTGATCGGGTTTGCCGGGACATGGACCGACATGGAAACTTACCTGCCCGATGGCTGGGATTCCGACCCGGTAAGGCGCAGGTCGGCAACGGCGGCGACCTTTGCGGCCTCGCTGGAACTGGTGAAAGAAGGACATATGGAAATCAAGCAGAGCGAGACATTCGCTCCGATCCAATTGCGCAAGAGGACCGAAACACGTGACTGA
- the nagZ gene encoding beta-N-acetylhexosaminidase: protein MKYGATITDAEGLRLTQQEKDLFRQMNPFGFILFARNIEHADQVRALCDDFREAVGRNCPITIDQEGGRVQRLRAPLAREWLPPLDHVANAAEQAERAMYLRYRLIADELFGLGIDSNCAPMVDVARPETHKFLMNRCYDADPERVSRIGKAVAQGHLDGGVLPVLKHIPGHGRATLDSHHDLPHVDLPLDELERSDFVPFRALNDLPMGMTAHLVYDRIDPQPATISATMMDVIRDRIGFGGLIMTDDIGMKALSGTPAEVSRQAISAGCDVVLHCNGSFAERAEVLEAAGEMSDVAQARAERALAMRKAPQELDIPAAEAELSALMGGQVYER from the coding sequence GTGAAGTACGGTGCCACGATCACCGATGCAGAGGGCCTGCGCCTGACGCAACAGGAAAAAGACTTGTTTCGGCAGATGAACCCGTTCGGGTTCATTCTTTTTGCCCGCAACATCGAACACGCGGATCAGGTGCGCGCCTTGTGTGATGATTTCCGCGAGGCAGTCGGGCGTAATTGCCCGATCACCATCGATCAGGAAGGTGGGCGCGTGCAGCGCCTGCGGGCGCCGCTGGCCCGCGAATGGCTGCCTCCGTTGGATCACGTAGCCAATGCCGCCGAGCAGGCCGAGCGCGCCATGTATCTGAGGTACCGCCTGATTGCCGATGAATTGTTTGGTCTGGGCATCGACAGCAACTGTGCGCCCATGGTGGATGTCGCGCGCCCCGAGACGCACAAGTTCCTGATGAACCGCTGTTATGACGCTGATCCTGAACGCGTTTCCAGAATTGGCAAAGCCGTGGCGCAGGGTCATCTGGATGGCGGAGTGCTGCCAGTGCTCAAACATATTCCGGGCCATGGACGTGCCACGTTGGACAGCCATCATGACTTGCCGCATGTGGATCTGCCCCTGGATGAGCTTGAGCGCAGCGATTTCGTGCCGTTCCGGGCCTTGAACGACCTGCCGATGGGGATGACTGCGCATTTGGTCTATGACCGGATTGACCCGCAGCCTGCCACCATCTCGGCAACCATGATGGATGTGATCCGCGACAGGATTGGCTTCGGCGGGCTGATCATGACCGATGACATCGGGATGAAGGCGCTCAGCGGAACGCCTGCTGAGGTGTCGCGGCAAGCCATAAGCGCGGGCTGTGACGTCGTTCTGCACTGCAACGGAAGCTTTGCCGAGCGCGCCGAGGTGCTGGAAGCTGCCGGGGAGATGTCCGATGTGGCACAGGCCCGCGCAGAACGGGCGCTGGCGATGCGCAAAGCTCCGCAGGAACTTGACATCCCTGCCGCCGAGGCGGAACTATCTGCCCTAATGGGCGGGCAGGTATATGAACGATAA